The region ATCCCAGTTGGTTGGATTATCCTCTAAAGTAACTCCTAAGAGTTTTAAATTGGATTTGCGCTTAATATATTGCAAAGGGTCAGGTTgatctttttctgttttccctTTCATTAACATTTCCCATGTTTTCCCTAGATTTAAACTCATGTGATTATTTTTTGCCCATTCCattatagattttacttcaCTCTCGCTATCTGCTTGATTTAATTTAGCGCCAACTGGTATACTTAAGGAGATGTCGTCTGCATATTTAACCAAAAGATTACCCTGATGGATTTACTGCCTTTATGTCATTGATCATAATCAAAAAAAGAATGGGGCCAATGACAGTCCCTTGGGGAATACCTCTATTAATAGAAAGATAACTAGTGCTTATTCCATCTACAACTACCCTCTGTTGTCTGCCCATTAGAAAATTTACCATCCAATTATGAATATAGGggttaatttcaaaatttcttaaCTTTCGACAGACTATGTCATGCGGTACAGAATCAAATGCTTTACTAAAGTCAAATGAGAAAATACGAATAAAGTCAGCATCACTATCAAGCCGTCTAAGCCATTCGTGCTGGCACTTAACCAAGGCCATGGTAGTATTGAGGCCTTTGCGATATGCGAATTGATCAGAACCAATAGaatttaattaattagttaattaattagtcctcttcgcctcattttcacttcaaactttttttgttttttatacatctTGACGAGGCCAAGAGGgataattaacatgcaaacaaaagaataatttagtggctgccattttggaataaggtgtattctTCAAGATATAAGGACCTTTAAGCTGAGCCTACAAACTTGGAAATAGTTTATCCATCCTCCAAAGTCAAAGTGGACAAATAGGAAAGATCCCTGCAATTATCATAAAagttcattcttttctttagtttgAAAAGCATGAGAACACCTTCAGATTGTAAAGAGCCATATGCCCACCACCAAAAATAACGCTACCTTAGAAAATCGTTCCTCCTTTCAATGATGGTTTTGTGCCTGCCACTGATGTGCTGCCttgaaaaacacttcaaatATTAACAGATGGTTTCCAACACATGATCTAAGTGGTCAATCACCGAAGCAAAAAAGTTGCATGAAAATAGAGTTGAATGTGTGAATTGCAGGCAAACAATATTCAAAGATATATTTGTCAGGTAATCgcaacaaagtaatgtagtGTAACCGTTATATCTGTAACACAATAATCTTTTTCATGTCTCtagcaaaaaagttaatgtaataagaaaaaaattaaaacagttGTCTGTGAGAATTATCATGTTTAGTAACAATTAGacacagttttctttttttctttcttgtgttagTATGGCTGTCATGTGAAAATGATCTTGTAGTACAAGGTGTAGTTAACCAGAACGAGTAAAGAGGAAGACAGGAAACTGTCCAGTTTTCACATCATTGCCATTATGTGGAGAATCTGACACACTGAACACAAAATTTATCCCATCAGAATTGACACGTGTTTCCCCTTTTTCACCGTACCATGATGATGGGCCAATGATATTTGAACAAATTTCATATCTCTTCCCTGACTCTAGGATCACAGGAGTGtcaaaaaaaacatcaaagcCATAATAGTTATGATCCAAGTCTTTTTCACAAGAGTATGTTCCAGGCTTTTTCACCAGAGATAGGTTAGTGTTTTTGTCTTTAATTTCCACGGAAACTGTATACTCACACCCTTCAGAGCCAAAATGCTGAACTCCATGAAGACTAATGTCCCTGTCCACACTAAGGATGAGAGAATCCGGTTCACCATTATTGTACCCCCATGAGCCCATCCCATTGAAATCCTTGAATCTGCAGAATCGCCTTAAAGCCCCGATCCTTGGATACTGTAAATACCGCAAAGGGGATGTCAGGACCTGGTTGTAGTGCTTTATCATGTCACTAACTTCTTGCATGTTCAATATGTTGGAGTCAATAACAAATGTAGCAAATTCTTTTTGAGACATCAAGGGAAATCTTATTTCTTTCACAATCTCATCTCCAATAATTCCTCTCTTTGCATTACCATCCGTGTCTATCCCTCGCTCCTCAATCTTTTTTTCCGCCCAGCGATTAACAGCCTTAAACAATTCAATTTCCTTGACATTCAACTTCTCTCTCTTCACAACTGACTCCACCAGCGATCGCTCGGTGGCAACAAAATGATCTGAGGCCAGAGCTTCCTCTGTGTGCATATAGATCATCTCCCAACATcgattttccaaatgtttgTCTTTAATCTTCTGAGCGTGCGGAAGAATGATGAACACATTGGAGGCATCCAAGTTTTCTCGCAGAAATTCAGCACATTTCTCAGCGAGTGTGGGCACCAAGTATTTCTTCGCCACGAACAACACATTCATGACATTACTCTCTGTTAGTTCAACTTGATCAGTGTAAATGAAGCGAAATAACTCGAGAAGACCATCATATTTACTTTCAGGCAGTTCAATAGAGTCTCTAGATCTAGTGTCCGCCATTTGACCATAGAACAAGGAATAGAACACAGGGCTGCCTATTGCCAGAACTAACTTGTGAGCTGGGATCACTTTGACTTCAGTTTCGCCCGGAACAATGAACTGTACATCGCTCAACAACGCCGTGTTGAAAATATACTTAGTTCTTTGGCTGATAGAGGCACAGTTTGTCTGCCAATTCTCCTGAAATGTTGCCATTTTGTCTCTTCCTCGATTTTCAACTTCAGAATGCAGGGCcactcatttccatatcattgacTAACAAAAGGTACTATTGTGATCTGACTCGTTCTACCAAAGCTTCAGACTAATTTGCATGTGCTGGCCCTGTAATAGTTCTGAATTCCATAGTTGCTCCGAATTATCTTTTCCGCTTCCGCTTGCTTGGGGGTTGGATGGgatctttcattgaaaaacaaggaTACCTTGTCAAAAAATAACACGACAGGGTTGAATCCGGTTGGGACATAGGACAAAACCGTTTCCTACCGACTGCTGTAATCCGTATTAAAGTACGAAGCCTAGCCATGATGGAAATAATTTAGCGGCGACAGTTTGACTAACGGCATGGTAGCCCACATATAGGGCGCTATTTGTATGTAAGACCACATATACATACGCACAAAGTTGTATTTGCATGCACAAGTATGCATCTATGTATATGCACTGATATACATTTAGATTCACTTATATACATTTACATGGACTTCCATGTACCCTTCGTTCTTGGAAGTTACTCCAAAATGCGCCTGCACTCCGGGGCTATTTCCCCCACTCTAAAATGAGGGGGACATTGGCGTATATTAGAGAGCaatcattttttagaagggggggtgggccggatgaattcaggggagggtcattaactttttgt is a window of Acropora palmata chromosome 11, jaAcrPala1.3, whole genome shotgun sequence DNA encoding:
- the LOC141896828 gene encoding BTB/POZ domain-containing protein 6-like, whose amino-acid sequence is MATFQENWQTNCASISQRTKYIFNTALLSDVQFIVPGETEVKVIPAHKLVLAIGSPVFYSLFYGQMADTRSRDSIELPESKYDGLLELFRFIYTDQVELTESNVMNVLFVAKKYLVPTLAEKCAEFLRENLDASNVFIILPHAQKIKDKHLENRCWEMIYMHTEEALASDHFVATERSLVESVVKREKLNVKEIELFKAVNRWAEKKIEERGIDTDGNAKRGIIGDEIVKEIRFPLMSQKEFATFVIDSNILNMQEVSDMIKHYNQVLTSPLRYLQYPRIGALRRFCRFKDFNGMGSWGYNNGEPDSLILSVDRDISLHGVQHFGSEGCEYTVSVEIKDKNTNLSLVKKPGTYSCEKDLDHNYYGFDVFFDTPVILESGKRYEICSNIIGPSSWYGEKGETRVNSDGINFVFSVSDSPHNGNDVKTGQFPVFLFTRSG